The following coding sequences lie in one Streptosporangiales bacterium genomic window:
- a CDS encoding methionine--tRNA ligase has protein sequence MAAERDTRAFYVTTPIYYVNDVPHLGHAYTTVAADMIARWHRQRGERVHFLTGTDEHGQKVMRSAEAAGVTPKEWCDRLVETEWKPVLGVLDISNDDFIRTTEQRHIERVRTFWQALYDADQVYEGRYEGPYCVSCEEFKLESELDEDENGVKLCPIHGRPVEIISETNYFFRLSAYADRLLALYEEHPEFVRPESTRNELVSFVRQGLQDLSITRSTFDWGIPVPWDEDHVLYVWIEALLNYATAAGYGDEGFESIWPADLHLVGKDIARFHAVIWPAMLMAAGVDVPRTVFAHGWLLVGGQKMSKTKLTGIHPREIVDHFGSDAYRYYFLRAINFGSDGSFSWENMSAVYTSELANGLGNLASRVAAMVGRYFDGTLPKPDDHGPAEDALAGRLADAARVADEAVGRYALHEALAATHEFVGAVNVYVTEQEPWKVAKDDAPEARARLATVLYTAAESLRAIAVLHNAVMPKACARLWELLGAEEHLGALADQRVQDAGAWGTLTAGARVSKGDALFPRLADDA, from the coding sequence ATGGCAGCCGAGAGGGACACGCGGGCGTTCTACGTCACCACGCCGATCTACTACGTCAACGACGTCCCGCACCTGGGGCACGCGTACACCACGGTGGCGGCGGACATGATCGCGCGCTGGCACCGTCAGCGCGGCGAGCGGGTGCACTTCCTCACCGGCACCGACGAGCACGGGCAGAAGGTCATGCGGTCCGCGGAGGCCGCCGGCGTCACGCCGAAGGAGTGGTGCGACCGCCTCGTCGAGACCGAGTGGAAGCCGGTGCTCGGCGTGCTCGACATCAGCAACGACGACTTCATCCGCACCACGGAGCAGCGCCACATCGAGCGGGTGCGCACGTTCTGGCAGGCGCTGTACGACGCCGACCAAGTCTACGAGGGCCGCTACGAGGGCCCGTACTGCGTCTCGTGCGAGGAGTTCAAGCTCGAGAGCGAGCTCGATGAGGACGAGAACGGCGTGAAGCTCTGCCCGATCCACGGCAGGCCCGTCGAGATCATCTCGGAGACCAACTACTTCTTCCGGCTCTCCGCGTACGCCGACCGTCTGCTCGCGCTCTACGAGGAGCACCCGGAGTTCGTCCGGCCGGAGAGCACCCGCAACGAGCTCGTCTCGTTCGTCCGGCAGGGTCTGCAGGACCTCTCGATCACCAGGTCCACGTTCGACTGGGGCATCCCGGTGCCGTGGGACGAGGACCACGTCCTCTACGTCTGGATCGAGGCGCTGCTCAACTACGCGACCGCCGCCGGGTACGGCGACGAGGGCTTCGAGAGCATCTGGCCGGCCGACCTGCACCTGGTCGGCAAGGACATCGCGCGCTTCCACGCGGTGATCTGGCCCGCCATGCTCATGGCCGCCGGCGTCGACGTGCCGCGTACGGTCTTCGCGCACGGCTGGCTGCTCGTCGGCGGGCAGAAGATGAGCAAGACCAAGCTCACCGGCATCCACCCGCGCGAGATCGTCGACCACTTCGGCTCCGACGCCTACCGCTACTACTTCCTGCGGGCGATCAACTTCGGCTCCGACGGCTCCTTCTCCTGGGAGAACATGAGCGCGGTCTACACCTCGGAGCTCGCGAACGGGCTCGGCAACCTCGCGTCGCGCGTGGCCGCGATGGTGGGCAGGTACTTCGACGGCACGCTGCCCAAGCCGGACGACCACGGTCCCGCCGAGGACGCACTCGCCGGGCGCCTGGCCGACGCCGCCCGCGTCGCCGACGAGGCGGTCGGCCGGTACGCGTTGCACGAGGCGCTCGCGGCGACCCACGAGTTCGTCGGCGCGGTCAACGTCTACGTGACCGAGCAGGAGCCGTGGAAGGTCGCCAAGGACGACGCCCCCGAGGCGCGTGCGCGGCTCGCCACCGTCCTCTACACGGCGGCGGAGTCGTTGCGCGCGATCGCCGTGCTGCACAACGCCGTCATGCCGAAAGCGTGCGCCAGGCTGTGGGAGCTGCTCGGCGCGGAGGAGCACCTCGGCGCCCTCGCCGACCAGCGGGTGCAGGACGCCGGTGCGTGGGGCACGCTCACCGCCGGCGCCCGGGTCAGCAAGGGCGACGCCCTGTTCCCGCGGCTCGCCGACGACGCGTGA
- the betC gene encoding choline-sulfatase has product MRDVTGSSSTSRRRPHVLLIMVDQLAASWLAAYGHPLVDTPAIDRLAGGATVFESAYCPSPLCAPSRASLLTGRLPSRTGVYDNAADMRSSLPTLAHHLRAAGYRTSLAGKMHFVGPDQLHGFEERLTTDVYPADLDWTPDWRRPMTERFSWYHTMESVQTPARCLASMQMDYDDEVAFQAVRRIYDHARDPDRTPFFLTASFTHPHDPWEVRSEYWDRYDPAAIEPPAVGRLPFGEADPHSRRLREMFAAEDAEVTDEQVRAARHGYFAAVSYVDARVGEILHALDDTRLADDTIVVFTSDHGEMLGERGLWYKMSFYEHSARVPLLIRAPGGAAAHRVASPVSLLDLVPTVLDLADRRPDHLDVDGVSLAGLVAGGIGDRGAPVVAEYLAEGVTAPAVMVRSGAHKLIRCPGDPDLLYDLDADPDEVDDLAGKPEHAATLAALGAEADARWDLDLLDHQVRASQRDRISVAPALAGGVRTDWDFSPRVDGSAVYVRSHTNMYDLQRRSRLES; this is encoded by the coding sequence ATGCGGGATGTGACGGGTAGCTCCTCGACGTCCCGGCGGCGTCCCCACGTCCTGCTGATCATGGTCGACCAGCTCGCCGCGTCATGGCTGGCGGCGTACGGGCATCCGCTCGTCGACACCCCCGCGATCGACCGGCTGGCGGGCGGCGCCACCGTCTTCGAGAGCGCGTACTGCCCGTCGCCGCTCTGCGCGCCGTCGCGCGCCTCGCTGCTCACCGGCCGGCTGCCGTCCCGTACCGGGGTCTACGACAACGCGGCCGACATGCGCTCGTCGCTCCCCACGCTCGCCCACCACCTGCGCGCCGCGGGCTACCGTACGAGCCTGGCCGGCAAGATGCACTTCGTCGGGCCCGACCAGTTGCACGGGTTCGAGGAGCGGCTCACCACCGACGTCTATCCCGCCGACCTCGACTGGACGCCCGACTGGCGGCGGCCGATGACCGAGCGGTTCTCCTGGTACCACACGATGGAGAGCGTCCAGACCCCCGCGCGGTGCCTCGCGTCGATGCAGATGGACTACGACGACGAGGTCGCGTTCCAGGCCGTCCGCAGGATCTACGACCACGCGCGTGACCCCGACCGCACACCGTTCTTCCTCACCGCGTCGTTCACCCACCCGCATGACCCGTGGGAGGTGCGGTCGGAGTACTGGGACAGGTACGACCCCGCCGCGATCGAGCCGCCCGCGGTCGGCCGGCTGCCGTTCGGCGAGGCCGACCCGCACAGCCGGCGGCTGCGCGAGATGTTCGCCGCGGAGGACGCCGAGGTGACCGACGAGCAGGTCCGCGCGGCCCGCCACGGGTACTTCGCGGCCGTGAGCTACGTCGACGCACGGGTGGGTGAGATCCTGCACGCGCTCGACGACACGCGCCTCGCCGACGACACGATCGTGGTGTTCACCTCCGACCACGGCGAGATGCTCGGCGAGCGCGGTCTCTGGTACAAGATGTCGTTCTACGAGCACTCGGCCCGCGTGCCGCTGCTGATCCGCGCACCGGGCGGCGCCGCGGCGCATCGCGTCGCGTCGCCGGTGTCGCTCCTCGACCTGGTGCCGACGGTGCTCGACCTCGCGGACCGCCGGCCCGACCACCTCGACGTCGACGGCGTGAGCCTCGCCGGGCTCGTCGCGGGCGGCATCGGCGACCGCGGTGCACCGGTGGTGGCCGAGTACCTCGCCGAGGGCGTGACCGCGCCCGCGGTCATGGTGCGCAGCGGAGCGCACAAGCTGATCAGGTGCCCCGGCGACCCCGACCTGCTGTACGACCTCGACGCCGACCCGGACGAGGTCGACGACCTCGCGGGCAAGCCGGAGCACGCCGCGACGCTCGCCGCGCTGGGCGCCGAGGCCGACGCCCGCTGGGACCTCGACCTGCTCGACCACCAGGTCCGGGCCAGCCAGCGCGACCGGATCTCGGTCGCGCCGGCGCTCGCCGGCGGCGTCCGTACCGACTGGGACTTCTCCCCGCGGGTCGACGGCAGCGCCGTCTACGTCCGCAGCCACACCAACATGTACGACCTGCAGCGCCGCTCCCGCCTGGAGTCGTGA
- a CDS encoding YchF/TatD family DNA exonuclease, with product MQVNARRQGSPPPAPDPLRVPTVDSHTHLDALDTGVADVVAAARAVGVTAMVTTGDTVASSRWCADTAATYDGVYAAVAIHPNEVADADEAAYAEIARLAALPQVRAVGETGLDAYWERVEPAVQQEAFRRHIAIAKDAGKALVIHDRDAHDDVLRILAEEGTPEHTMLHCFSGDAAMARVCADRGYVMSFAGTVTFKNAADLRAAAAIAPAELLVVETDAPYLTPMPYRGRPNAPYLVPLTVRCLAEVRGTTEDEIAALTAANARRLFGLPAL from the coding sequence GTGCAGGTGAACGCCCGCAGGCAGGGCTCACCACCGCCCGCGCCCGACCCGCTGCGGGTGCCCACGGTCGACAGCCACACGCATCTCGACGCGCTCGACACCGGCGTCGCCGACGTGGTGGCCGCTGCGCGTGCCGTCGGCGTCACCGCGATGGTGACGACGGGCGACACGGTCGCGTCGTCGCGGTGGTGCGCCGACACCGCCGCGACGTACGACGGGGTGTATGCCGCGGTCGCGATCCACCCCAACGAGGTCGCGGACGCCGACGAGGCCGCGTACGCCGAGATCGCGCGGCTGGCCGCGCTGCCGCAGGTGCGCGCGGTGGGGGAGACCGGCCTCGACGCCTACTGGGAGCGGGTGGAGCCCGCCGTCCAGCAGGAGGCGTTCCGGCGGCACATCGCGATCGCGAAGGACGCCGGCAAGGCGCTGGTCATCCACGACCGCGACGCCCACGACGACGTGCTGCGCATCCTCGCCGAGGAGGGCACACCCGAGCACACCATGCTGCACTGCTTCTCCGGTGACGCCGCGATGGCGCGGGTCTGCGCCGATCGCGGCTACGTGATGAGCTTCGCGGGCACGGTGACGTTCAAGAACGCCGCCGACCTGCGCGCCGCGGCCGCGATCGCACCCGCCGAGCTGCTCGTCGTCGAGACCGACGCGCCGTACCTCACGCCCATGCCGTACCGCGGCAGGCCCAACGCGCCGTACCTCGTGCCGCTCACCGTCCGCTGCCTCGCCGAGGTGCGCGGGACGACCGAGGACGAGATCGCCGCCCTGACCGCCGCGAACGCGCGGCGCCTCTTCGGCCTCCCGGCGCTCTGA
- a CDS encoding TIGR03620 family F420-dependent LLM class oxidoreductase — protein MTTLDLGPIGVSLDLSADDSYLDDAVEVEKLGYSTIWLSGGQLTTLDPIAKIIRATTTIPVAPGIIPLGVYGPEAVTALYADLEATHPGRFVVGLGGPQTPRSLRALNEFLDRLDTGEPPVPADRRILAALGPRKLQLARDRFAGAVVLLVTPAFTADARRALGHDSTLVVDQMVVLDTDPARARETARGPLRFLVGGGVRGYAENIRRMGFADDEISDLSDRLVDELVAWGDADTIAARVGEHLRAGADQVVLGVLHEEDQPHPVQVARELAERLIR, from the coding sequence GTGACCACACTCGACCTGGGGCCGATCGGTGTCTCGCTGGACCTGTCCGCCGACGACTCCTACCTCGATGACGCGGTCGAGGTGGAGAAGCTGGGGTACTCCACGATCTGGTTGTCCGGCGGGCAGCTGACCACCCTGGACCCGATAGCGAAGATCATCCGCGCGACCACGACGATACCGGTCGCACCCGGGATCATCCCGCTCGGCGTCTACGGTCCGGAAGCGGTGACCGCGTTGTACGCCGACCTCGAGGCCACCCATCCAGGTCGGTTCGTCGTCGGGCTCGGTGGTCCGCAGACACCGCGATCGCTGCGGGCCCTGAACGAGTTCCTCGACCGGCTCGACACAGGTGAACCGCCGGTGCCCGCGGATCGGCGCATCCTGGCGGCGCTCGGCCCCCGTAAGCTCCAGCTCGCCCGCGACCGGTTCGCCGGCGCCGTGGTCCTCCTCGTCACGCCCGCCTTCACCGCGGACGCGCGCCGCGCCCTGGGCCACGACTCCACGTTGGTGGTCGACCAGATGGTGGTTCTCGACACTGATCCCGCGCGGGCGCGGGAAACGGCACGCGGACCGCTCAGGTTCCTCGTCGGAGGCGGGGTCAGGGGGTACGCGGAGAACATCCGGCGGATGGGTTTCGCGGACGACGAGATCTCCGACCTGAGTGACCGGCTCGTCGACGAGCTGGTCGCCTGGGGTGACGCCGACACGATCGCCGCGCGGGTGGGCGAGCACCTCAGGGCCGGCGCGGACCAGGTCGTCCTCGGCGTCCTCCACGAGGAGGACCAGCCCCACCCGGTCCAGGTGGCACGCGAGCTCGCGGAGCGACTCATCCGCTGA